The genomic window GAGCAGATTGCCTCCAAATGATCCCAGAACAGGCCGCTTCTTTGTGCGTAGTGCTCTCGTATCACTGAAATAAATAGAAGACGGATGCGTGAGAATCGCAGGTCTGTTAACTGAGACCTGTAGTGACAAAGCTTAGGCAGATGACGATGCTCAGGGAAAAGATAGAAATGAAATGTCTGGTATTAACAAGCAGACTCTCTCAGCGGAGGGAAGCCGTTTGCTTGAAGAAAAGTTATGGGGAGTTATTGGGGGGGGATGACAGAAAGAGCTAGATAAGTCTGCTGAAAAAATaacaataataataaagaCGGTCAAGACTTGTTTTCAAGCAAGAGATCGAAGCAAGACAGCTGTGCGTTCTGTCTACGGTCCAACTTCAAGCAGAACATCGACATCTAGGAACTGGTGAATAAGggaataaaaaatatatatgGGGCCCGCCACAACTCAACCTCAACCCAGCCCCATGACCTAGGCACCCATTGGTCGCCCCACATTGCACAACATTGCAAGCCTCGATGGGCATCAAGCTGCTGAACTGGACTGCCACTCAACTCTGCAAGTTGTTCACAACTCCACGAACAGATGCGCATCTGTAGCTGTTGGCTTCTCGGTGCCGTGGGATTTTATAATGGACTCTGATAAACTAAGCCAAGATGAGGTTAGTGATCTGCACTTCACTCAAAACTCTAAGCTTCCTCTGCTGGACAAAGCCATTCGACTAACCCCGCAGAGCAGTTTTTCTCCAAACTTGACGAGCTCTTcacaaaaaggaaaggggCAAGTCATGGGGCGGTTTATTTAACTCAAAAGCGCTGTAAGTACAGTATTCTGCGCCTTCACTGATATGGATCTATACTCCCGTTCTGGCAGCCTTCTCTTATGAACCTTTTGATCGTTGACCCTAATCATCTATAGTAATGAGGCATACAGAAGAAGATACCATGGGAAATGATGATGCGGTATCTGATAAGCACCCTAAAGGTCCCATGCCCGTTCTCATCAGAGCATCAAATGGGAAATCAAAACGAAACAGATCTGACAAGATCAAGATGTCGACAATAGTGGAACCACAGGATCTTGACAGCTTTTACACCCGGTTTGCTGACATTTGCAAATCTGGAATGGTGGCACTGAAGCCTAGGGATCgaagcaagaagaaggccaaagcaaagaagaagaaagccGCATCGTGAAATCATTTGTGCATTGTTGGCCGCAAGCCAAATTGAGTCTCTGTCCCAAGACCGGTAATCAGGTGCGGCTACCCTGCATGTGTCTACGAGGGGCATCCAGGCAACGTGGGGAAAGGGATGTCAAGCAAGAAGAATTATGTTTGGTATGAATGAATACATAGGGTCTGAGAAACCTGTTGCCATATTGCAACATGAGACTTTTCCCAAACAATATTCATTTtgtgttctttttttctAGCGGGGTGCAGTGAAAGTCTCCATGCCAGCAAGCATCCAGTGGAATACGGTGTAGGCGAAGGGTCAAGTATCAACTGGGTGAAACACCCAATATACTCCATAGGGATTCACTGTTGAGATAATTCCGCTATCACTTATTACCGTGATTTGACGAAGACGGGAATAAACAATATAAGCAGAGAAACTAAACGGTAGGTATTTAATATCAGTGCATTAGCGAAATATATCTAAACTTATGTGCTTGAATCGCAATGGACCGGGCGAGCACATCTGCTCCTCACCCATCTCCCATCTTCAATCACTGGGAATGTAGATTTTGATCGACAAACTCCATACGAGATGTATTACTGTCTGATTCATCTATGAGATAAGATAGCAACCCCGTCTCCCGAGGCAGATAATACCATCTGGTTCAGAGTTTCCAGATTCACGCCTAATTACAATCACCCCTGTTAAACCACATTGCTCGTTATCACTGCTACACTCTTCATTTGCGTACTAGCGTCAACACCATCTGGCGTGGAAATGTGACTGTAACGACACTGCTCACTAATCTCAACTCATTCAGAGGAGAGCCACCCCCATTTCCACGCAGCATAGACTATACTTCATCCAACTTTTGAGATTATCAATTTGCGGAAAGATCGCCCCCCCCGGGAAAAACAGAAAAAAGATAGAAAAAAATCAGGGCAAAGACAATAGACGTGTGGTAGAATACCGTGAAGTTCTTGGGTAATTCGCAGTGCAAATCCGATCGCGAAGGTGTGATCCATGACCTATTTCCGGACCACAGCCATTTGAAAATCCTACCGAGATATCTGCACTAATCGTCAATCGTCCTTGCCTACATGATCTGGTCCTGTGTCAAGCCACCATGGGTGTCTGTTTCCATGCTCTCGCCACTAGACTGATTAAGGTACTTGACAAAGCTCAGGTTGAGAGGACGACCGCCGTATTGGTAAccttggaacttggcaatCGCAGTTTCTGCAGTTTCTGCAGTATCGAAACGGACGACACCTGTGCCTCTAGACCGACCACTAGGTTCATATTGTATTTCAGCCTGTTCCACCTTGCCAATTGTGGTGAACAAGTCAACCAAATCGTCGTTGCTCGTGGACCATGGAAGCTAGTGACAAGTCAGCTCTGGGATTCCtgtctggttttccatgGTTCGTTGCCGGCTCACATTTCGGACGTAGATTGTCTCGCCCTTCTCAGTTCCAGCAGTAGCACCATCTGTGAATGGATTCGGGGCCACAGCAGTGGCGGCGGCTGAGGCATCGAAGTtcgcaccaccaccagaaAAGCCTCCACGACCGCTGAAACCGAAACCTCCACGACCGCCGCCATAACCTCCACGCCCGAATCCGCCGCCAAACCCGCCTCTCATACCGCCTCCGTAACCGCCGCGTCCCGAAAAGCCCATACCGCTAGAACCAGCGTATCGGTCTTCACGGACTTCGAGCATTCGTCCTTGCCAGTCATACCCGTTGAATTGCTGAATAGCATTCCGAGCATCGTCGGGATTCTCAAACACAACAATGCCGGAACCTTTGGGACGACCATCAGGGCCGATGTGGACATCGGCGCGAATCACACCACCCACACGCGCTAGCGGGTAATACATGTTAGAAGAGGAGTTTGACCACTGAGCATGATGCCCAATTCTCAACTTACCTGCTTGTCGGAAAAGGTCTTTCAAATCCTGCCACCCGATGTTGAatggaagctgccaagagTTAGTCTGGCAACGCAATATTTTCGTTATCATCATTTTAGGAGAAACAGACATTAGCTACGTAGATCTGTCGGCCACCTGCACCAGGAGGACCGCCATAACCGCCTTGGTTGTTGAAGCCGCCTGACATCCCCCCACTAAACCCACCGCGGTTGCCTCCGGTGGCACCAATAAATCGTGGCTCAGCTTCACGATCCTTGATTAAGATTAGTCGAGTTATGCTAACTTAGGTATCAAAGAGACTTACCTCTCGAACGTAAACTAGGCGTCCCATCAAGTTCTGGTTGCTAAGTTGAGCAACGGCTTGCTGAGCCTGTTCTCTCGTTGCATATTCCACAATTCTATGACAAACCGTAAGCCTTTCGTCGTCATCTCAAACAAGTCCACAATGCCGGCGTAAAATACGTACCCGCATCCCTACAATCATCCAGGACATCGTCCAAACCCGTCAACCCAGCCATCCATCAAGAGCCAGCGAAAGGGAGTGTGCCAAACAAGAGGAGAAACGGAGAAGGGAgtgagaaaagaaaaggaaggaaaaaaCCAGCCAAAGACTATGTGATAAAGCCCACCTTCGACATTCCATTAGGAAGAAGGAGCACATCAGCGAAGAGCACTTCTCCAGCTATAAGAAAAACAGACCGTTAGATGTCCTGCGCTTGCGTCAAAGTCGTGGTCCACATACCCTGTCTCATGAAATCTTTGAGATGATGCCATTTCACATCGTAGGAAAGATTGCCGACATAGACACGGCGGTCTTGCTGTGAAGTTTCCCGAATGTTGGTCATCATTTGTTCCCTTGCCGCGGCTCGCTCTTCATAAGATCGATGCGGTGCTTGTCCGCCGTAACCTGCGCTGGATCCTCCGCTAGGGGCACCTGTTCCAGTCATGGGCGAGCGATCACGGCCACGACGATAATCGTCCCTACTATTCGACCTGCTACGAGGCGAGAATGAACGCCTGCGTGATTGTCGACCCGGGCTTCTGGAGCGTCGGCGGGGCGATCGGGACCTCTCTCGCTTTGCCCAGTTAGTACGAAGGCTGCAATGAACAGATGGATTATGACGGATGGATTGGGGGGCGATTGAATGAAGGCTATGGCAGGGTTTTATGCGAAGTAAGCCACGTAGGAGTGCGTATTGCACCTATGGGCTTGAACATAAGGAGGAGAGTGCCTTCCAGCCCCAAAACATATCGGCACTGCGTAAACGACCTCTTCTAGTCTTGAGGGGGCTACCAAGGACGCCCGAAGAGGAGGCACTGCGCTGAGTTCTGCATGGAGTGGCATTTGGTGGCGGCAAGTCCAGAGAGAACAAGAGGTCAAATAGTTGCAAAGGCATACAGTTGAGGGGTaaaagcaaacacaaagaaATAGACGGgaaggccaaaaaaaaaaaaaaaaaaaaaaaaagtaactTACTGGTCGATAGTTATCGCCTGAATCAGCTATGCGAGGGTGTTAGATATTCCAGTGGACAGCACtcttgaggaagatgagaCGGAGACAAGATGGTAGCCAGGGATTGAGATCCAAAGACAAGAGTAGCTTGGAAGAAGAGTGTGGGGTTTGTACCAGAGAGAATGAGTTCTGGCAGGGAAGTAGGCAGGACCGGAAACATGCAGGTAAGCGGGCTTGTGATAATGCAGTGTACGGGGAAGGGCCAGCAGACCAGAAGGTTGTTTGTGCCAGTGTGTATCTTGGTGTGGAGGACAGTGAACACGTTACAGCAGGCAAGAAGAAATTACATCAACTGTGATGCGTGATGGTGATATGTGTGTAAGGCGTGCCGGTTACAGCCGATCGGCAACAAGGCTGAAGGGTTCGTATGGCAGGAAGAGGCGTTAAGTAAATACGTGACGCTTCGGAACAATGTGCTTGTGTGTGGGTAGACAACCAACGATACGGCCAGAGAATATCTGGTGGCCGTGGAAGGTCGTAGACAACAAGAACAGCGAGAACAGCTTGAACGGCGTGGACGGGGTAGGAGAGGTGCGGGCAGATACAAATGTGTGGCAGAGGGGAGGACATACCCATGACAAAAGTCTAAGCGTTGTGAACAACGAGGCTCTGTGCCCAAAGCTCGGTGAAAGGCGAGCGGGTGTCTCAACAGAGGGAGGGTAGGTCAAGCCTGGTTGCGGTTGCGGACACTGAGCGGGAATATGACGAAAGACGGACGAGCACTGTGGTGAGGAGAAGACACTACAGTCAGCAAACAACAGAGTCGCGCATAAATGCAAGATGGATGCAGCAAAGTCGGAATCgggatggtggtggcgcGACGGTTGAAGGGGGGTGGGAGGACGATGGGGTAAAGCTTCCCAGAAGTGCCAGAGCAAGTTGGcgagaaagaaaagacgcGCCTCCAGCTCCAACGAGGGGGGAATCAGGCAGCGAATGGGATTGCAAAGGAGCAAGACGACAAGGGGGTCAAGCTGCAAGCTACCCTACCTCAGGTACGAAGTACAAAGCTTGGCCTGGAATCAATCCACTTGGGCAAGCAGGAAAAAGTATTGGAAAGGAAAGGAGGGATAGCACAGGGGCTGGATGAGGAATTTTGTCAAGTCTCGTCGCACTCGAGCTTGCGAAAGGTTGGGTGCAGGAGTTGGAACAAGCAGCGATTGAATGTGGATGGGCCAGCCGCTCAAGCCTGAGGTGCGAGTTTCAAGGGAGCAATGGGGCTGGGCTTACCGCTTACCGGTCCGGTCAAGTCGGAAACAAAATGCACGTTCAGTGTCTGGTTGCTGCATCGGCTTCAAAGCCGTCGTCGAGAGAGTGCTGTCGGCGGGAGACAAGGCGTGGCTGAGACTTGCAGGCCCGGTTGAGCGAGTGCAGTTGATGAGAGATGAGAGCAGGATATCAAGGTCGTAGTGGAGTCTCGAGTCTAGAGCGCGACGCAGAAcgggggggggaagggggtaGCCAGGAACAAGACCATCTCGAGACAGGAAGAGCCtggtctacggagtactctggCCAACCTCGTAATGAAGTACCAGGTACGGGGTACATGGCCAGGTACCGTACCTAGTACCCAGTGCTTTCAATGGTTGGTACCAGTAATCAATAATTGACACCCAAGTTGATGCAGCGGGCTCAGACTTGTTCTCACCCTGAGCGTCACTGGTGTcaagcattgatgatggttTGCTGGGCTTGGTCTTTCAGTGGTGCTTGGCATCTgtgtttaaaaaaaaaaaacccttcGTCTAGCGAAACATGCATTGTCCGTTCATAAGACGCGGTGATATTCTACGCAATTAAATAAATACATTAACCTGCTGCAAGAAAAGAGAGGTCTTGACTCTAGCTCGGGCAGCCCAGGCCGCTACTTGAACACCAATGTCGTCATGTACCCGGACATTATGATAATGGCAAACCAACCCTCgttgctccatgtccgtatGGGATGCCAAACTCACCAGTCCTTCAACGTACAACACACCAACCCGATGGATGGCATTGGGGAATGTCTCGTCACCCTCGCTTTAGTCAACTGGCAGTGTAGCAACAACTCCGTCGGTGCATGTGTGCTCCGCATATTGCGTCGGCTGGGACTTTCAACGTTGATGCTGTTCGGGACACGAGAGCGAAAAGCTTTTCAGCCCCCAGTACACTGGATGCAGGGGCTGTGGTGACTGTGGGAATCAACCGCTGAGCATTGGGACAAAGAGGTGCACGACTCCACCGAGTATCTTAATCCCTCGTAAACCGGTTATCGAGCGTTTTTGTGACATTGTATGCATGTGCTTTAGTGCTACAGAAACGTAAGCACAGTGAAGACAGAGAGGCTTGCTCCTAATAGAATACGCCGAGAATAGCATTGAAATAAGTCTCCTCCAAGGCTTCGTGCTGCTTCGCTAGCCATGggacgtacggagtacggagcacataATAAATAACTCTACCTTAGGTACCTACCCTACGATCTACATACTTACCTACCAGGTCGGTGCGAATGCAAATAGATACTGATCAGCCCATTAGACAGTTGGCGGCAATAGAAATCGGTCCATGTTGCGGAGTAGAGGGTTACCTCCTGGATCCAAGCACTATTGCGAGCCAAggagatttttttttttatatatagtatttcGAGTAAATTTTACCATTGTGTGAGCTCTTGGGAGGACAGTGAAGGAGTCGAACGAAACAAAAATCAAATCGGACCGTCTTATCAGACACCTTCGCCCTCTGGCTCGAAACGAAGGCGGCGCCAAGTATTGTCTGGCCAGGTTTGCTCAAGTAAATTTGAAGGCACGGTGTGAGAACTGGCAGTCGAGTGTTCACAACCCACTCCCACCACCAGCGCCGGGGTCTGTGTGGCCGGGAACGATTTTGTATCGAGACTAGTAGGCCGATCTACGCCTGCCACATGCCATCGAGCAAACCTCTGAGATCATAGCGCAAAACAGAAACACGAATACATTGCGTGTCTTCTCGCCGATATCTAAAGTTGTTCCTCTTTTGACTTGCATTTTTGATTTattttttgtctttggccCACTGCTATGCAAAATCTATGCCAATGATGCGGGCAACACCGATGCGACCGACCTTGCTCCCGATTGCACGACTAGTGACTCGATACACCTGCTTTACCCGAGCGAGCTTCCACTCACACGAGCATCCTCCATCAGCGAAGTCGTTCGGTGACGTGGAAAATGCTATCCTTTCCGCGGCCTATCAGCATGTGCCGGAACACGGCTTCTCTCACAGCGCCCTGAGCCTCGGAGCGCGCGATGCTGGTTATCTCGACATCAGCCCCAGCGCCTTGTCGGACGGCGTGTTCAGCCTAATACAATTCCACCTTGTCCGTCAGCGACTCGCTCTTACAGAAAAAAGCAGAGCGTTGTTTGATGCAAGTAACACGAACATTTCCGGCAACGGGATTGGATTCAAGATAGCTACATTAGCGTGGGCCAGACTTATGGCAAACAAGGGCATTATTCACAGGTGGCAAGAGGTATGATTCTCTTTCTCTACTGTGCTTCACTATTTGCTTCGCAATTTTCTTCTTGAAGTCTCTATAACCAGGCTGACACTATGTTTTGCAAGGCACTCGCCGTAATGGCCCAGCCGAGCTACGTCCCAGCCTCTCTGAAGGAACTCGCCATGCTCTCGGACGAGATGTGGTATCTAGCTGGCGACAAAGCAGTAGACTCCTCCTGGTACACCAAAAGAGCATCACTTTCGATGGTATATAGCACGAGCGAGCTATTCATGACAAACGACAAGTCGCCGGGCTTTGTTGATACACGCAAATTTTTGGATAGAAGGCTAGAAGAAGTGACGACAGTGGGAGGATTTGTTGGAACTCTTGGGGCTTGGGGTAGCTTCACCATGAATGCAGGTGTCAACGTCTTGAGAAGCAAGGGCATGAGGGTATGATGTACAGAACATCCGTCTTCCGACTGGGATCTATTTTTGTATTATATTTAGGCCATCATGAGTCTTGTACAATATCCACTGAAAGACTGCTATATCACGCGGCCATCACTATGGCCCTTTTGCAGCTTTTGCACCCCCTTCTCAAGGCTTGCGGTGAGATCTCATAGTCTATTGGCTAATACTAGTCCAGGAATGTGACTATCAGACTCCCAAAGCCCATTAGACTGTTCCGGCAGAAAGTACTACATCAATAAACGGCAAGGACAATTGAACGGCTTAGTTAAACCAGCGTCCGCTGTCGGGGATCCGTCAACCTTTGGTGTTATTGTTAGCATTTATGCTCCTCATTTGGCAGCTGAAGCGAAGAACGCACCGAATAATTTTGACGTCCTTATCAAGTCTGGCTCGTCCTTCAATTGCATTAGGAGTGATCAATATATATTGCCGCGACACAGAACGACGAGCCGCATCCACCTGGTTGTGCTGATTTTAGCCTCATTGTTATCATGTTCCTGGACCTCGGGGGAAACCCAAGAGAGAGATCAAATAACTCACCAGCATGTTGGTACTTATAGCTCTGTTTACGTTGTCCATGAAAACATCGAATTCGTCCAGGCACCGGATAGGGGAGCCAATCGCCTCCCAGACTGACAAGAGCATGCAAATGGAAGAGAAAGACTTTTCGCCGCCAGATAGAGTCTTGGTATTTCGGCCTGCGGAGCTTTTCTTGGTTTCATCTGGCTCAATGTGAATAGTGACTTTTCGCCCCCGATGATCGAGGTCTATTTTACCTCGAAACCCACGTTCACTGAGGAGATAGTTGAACTGGATTCGTATGCGAGCGCTGATTTGTCTTTGGAACTGGCGCCATAGGTGAAGTCGGTGCTCAATGGCGCGTTTCATCAACATTATCGTTTCATCCACATCTTGTGTCTGTCTCAAAACACTCTCGTATTTTATGCTGGCTTCGTTGGCTCGATCGTATATTTCCTGATCGGTCGCTCCGATCCGGGCCTCGCGCTGTGCAAGCTGTTCACCGATTTTTTCGTACTTTTTCTCGATACTTTGGTGGTCCTCGCCATCCGGGATGTGTACACGACCGGGCGCTACCTCCTCAGCTTGTCGAATGAAATCCTGAACTTGTTCAGCCTTTTCATCACGTTTCGACTCCGCTCGGTTCAGCGCAGCGCGCCCCATATCGACTTGTTCGAACTCGTGGTTTTTTTTAGATACAGTTATTCTCCTCATCGAATTATAGCTTTGAATCTTCGTGTCTGATTTACTGACACGATTTTGAAAGTCTTTCTGCTCGTCCCTTGCCGCATCGAGCTTCTTTTTTGCTTCCTCGGCTTTGGCGCCGAGTTCTCGCTTTGATAGTTTGAGACTCCCATATTGATTGCCAAGTTGAGTTTCCTCTGTACGCTTGGCACTAAGCTCAGACCGTAGCAAATCTAGACGGTCGTCCACACCTTCAAAGGTGTCCAACTCTTCTGCCGCTTTCTCTATATCAGCCTGAGTCCGACGAAGGTCGTTTTCAAGCGCCTTCATATTCTTTTTATGCTTCTCCAGTTCCTGCTTAGCCTTTTGTAAAGCTTGTAGTGCTTGTCCTTCCTCTGCCATCAGGTCTCTAAGCTCAAGTCCAAGTTGCTTTAAATTGTCCTTTTGCATAGCTAGTTGCCGAGCAGCATCGGATTGCATCCGTGGTCTCATGCCCGATGGGATCGTTGGAGCGGTCCCTATTGTGCCAGCTCGATTGGTGATTCGCAAACCTTGTcccctttttccttttccatcGTGGAAGCATATGCAGGCAGCGACGTTCCGGGGGGGACCACTGTCAATCATGACGGCCTCAGCCTGAACTCGATCCTTTATGAGAATGACTTTTTCGATTTGATGATTAATGATTAACTGTGACCGAACAAGTTCATCGTCGAATTCCAACACGCGCAAAATTGTGTCGTATTCGTCTGCAGGTTCTTGAGATGCGGTGTCAATCCGACCTCCGTACGCAATGTACACTGGTGGAGGCCTTTTCATGCCAGACTGACGAATTAAACTTGATAAGCGAGATTGGTCCCTTTTGCTCCTTACGACAAAAGCATTGAGGGCGTCACCTAGTGTC from Metarhizium brunneum chromosome 2, complete sequence includes these protein-coding regions:
- the coq9 gene encoding Ubiquinone biosynthesis protein coq9 — protein: MRATPMRPTLLPIARLVTRYTCFTRASFHSHEHPPSAKSFGDVENAILSAAYQHVPEHGFSHSALSLGARDAGYLDISPSALSDGVFSLIQFHLVRQRLALTEKSRALFDASNTNISGNGIGFKIATLAWARLMANKGIIHRWQEALAVMAQPSYVPASLKELAMLSDEMWYLAGDKAVDSSWYTKRASLSMVYSTSELFMTNDKSPGFVDTRKFLDRRLEEVTTVGGFVGTLGAWGSFTMNAGVNVLRSKGMRV